One window of the Archaeoglobus sulfaticallidus PM70-1 genome contains the following:
- a CDS encoding ABC transporter substrate-binding protein, whose protein sequence is MSLRKLVLVIAIAALLMACAQQAEKPVPTPAEKTPTAENTPEVKEVEIPIGVLVDLSGPLTTYGEDIKATVEIAKDEINKYFEEKGKPYRVKVYVEDTRVDPKVALDKVQALHGKGVRLIIGPMGSGEVKNIADYVTANKIIIISPSSTAIPQLLGITKPEEKKFIFRFVAPDTFQTKAIAKEVQELGIKGVVITYVGNAWGKGLADAAKPLFEEYGIEVAKVVEYPDPPPADFSQYINAIEDGIKNLADKYGTEKIAVVAFSYEETYTMLSQIPEDSILLKVMWIGCDGNAYSRKITEMCDRVNAVKMYSTLFESKGDSYEQLNKTYYGKYGRTTYQYGLDAYDAAWVLALSFAQVYDKEGKFDPDAVAEVIPKVTEEYSKGAYGVTPVSGFIKLNEWNDRASGNYAIWGVEDCQWVLKGIWKSEKNEVEWK, encoded by the coding sequence ATGTCACTCAGAAAATTAGTTTTGGTAATAGCCATCGCAGCGTTGCTGATGGCTTGCGCCCAGCAGGCAGAGAAGCCAGTCCCGACACCTGCTGAGAAAACACCGACTGCAGAGAACACTCCAGAAGTGAAAGAGGTTGAAATTCCAATTGGTGTGCTTGTTGACCTATCTGGACCGCTTACAACATATGGTGAAGATATAAAAGCTACGGTAGAAATAGCCAAAGATGAGATCAACAAGTACTTTGAGGAGAAAGGTAAGCCATACAGGGTAAAGGTATATGTTGAAGATACGAGAGTTGATCCAAAAGTCGCTCTGGATAAGGTTCAGGCATTGCATGGAAAGGGAGTGAGGCTTATAATTGGCCCAATGGGTAGTGGTGAGGTCAAGAACATCGCAGATTATGTTACCGCTAATAAGATAATAATAATATCACCTTCATCAACGGCGATACCACAGCTCCTCGGTATTACAAAGCCTGAGGAGAAGAAGTTCATATTCAGATTCGTCGCACCGGATACATTCCAGACCAAGGCAATAGCCAAGGAGGTTCAGGAGCTTGGAATTAAGGGCGTTGTTATAACATATGTCGGCAACGCCTGGGGTAAGGGTTTGGCCGATGCTGCAAAGCCGTTGTTTGAGGAATACGGTATTGAGGTTGCAAAGGTTGTCGAATATCCAGATCCACCACCAGCAGACTTCTCACAGTACATAAACGCAATTGAAGATGGTATCAAGAATCTTGCTGATAAGTACGGCACAGAAAAAATTGCTGTTGTTGCTTTCAGCTATGAGGAAACATACACAATGCTGTCCCAGATTCCAGAGGACTCAATTCTGCTGAAAGTTATGTGGATCGGGTGTGATGGTAATGCCTACAGTAGAAAGATCACTGAGATGTGTGACAGGGTTAACGCCGTAAAGATGTACTCCACACTGTTCGAGTCCAAGGGAGACAGCTACGAGCAGCTCAACAAGACATACTATGGCAAGTATGGCAGAACGACCTACCAGTATGGTCTCGATGCATACGATGCTGCATGGGTGCTAGCCCTTTCATTCGCACAGGTTTATGACAAGGAAGGCAAGTTCGATCCGGATGCAGTTGCAGAGGTTATACCAAAGGTTACTGAAGAGTACAGCAAGGGAGCATATGGAGTTACCCCAGTAAGCGGATTCATCAAGCTCAACGAGTGGAACGACAGAGCTTCTGGTAACTACGCAATCTGGGGTGTTGAGGACTGTCAGTGGGTACTGAAAGGAATATGGAAGTCTGAGAAGAATGAAGTCGAATGGAAGTGA
- a CDS encoding ABC transporter ATP-binding protein has protein sequence MKSNGSDLLYTKNLFKFFDGLTALNGVNIRVKDNRVTLIIGPNGSGKTTFINTVSGFYKADEGHVYFEGLEITNKPPHEIYQNGIVRTFQIPQPLKKLTVLENLLIADYNPGESVVGSLLPGWKKYEEDLVERAFDVLKFLKIDHLWDNLAYQLSGGQLKLLEIGRAMMTDAKLIIMDEPVAGVNPVLAKSILDRIKELKARGYTFLIVEHRLDLVLPYVDYIYVMANGSVIAEGVEEDIMSNREVIEVYLGDTGGRT, from the coding sequence ATGAAGTCGAATGGAAGTGATCTCCTATATACTAAAAATCTTTTTAAATTTTTTGACGGGCTAACAGCCCTTAATGGTGTGAATATAAGAGTAAAGGACAATAGAGTAACGCTCATTATTGGCCCGAACGGAAGCGGGAAAACCACATTCATAAACACCGTTTCGGGCTTTTACAAGGCCGATGAAGGTCATGTTTATTTTGAAGGATTAGAAATAACGAATAAGCCGCCCCATGAGATATATCAGAACGGCATAGTGAGGACTTTTCAGATACCACAGCCGCTGAAGAAGCTGACGGTACTGGAGAACCTGCTGATAGCAGACTACAACCCAGGAGAGAGCGTAGTTGGCAGTCTACTCCCAGGATGGAAGAAGTATGAGGAAGACCTTGTGGAGAGAGCATTCGATGTGCTGAAGTTCCTGAAGATAGACCACCTGTGGGACAACCTGGCGTATCAGCTGAGCGGGGGGCAGCTAAAGCTTTTAGAGATTGGCAGGGCAATGATGACCGATGCAAAACTGATAATAATGGATGAACCAGTAGCTGGAGTTAACCCAGTTCTTGCAAAGTCCATACTGGACAGGATAAAGGAGTTGAAAGCCAGAGGTTACACATTCCTCATAGTGGAGCACAGGCTGGATCTCGTTTTGCCATATGTTGACTACATATATGTGATGGCAAACGGTAGTGTGATTGCAGAAGGTGTTGAAGAGGATATAATGAGCAACAGAGAAGTGATAGAGGTGTATTTGGGTGATACGGGCGGAAGAACTTAA
- a CDS encoding branched-chain amino acid ABC transporter ATP-binding protein, with protein MIRAEELNAGYKEVQVLFDINAEVKKNQITTIVGPNGSGKSTLLKTLFGLTNIYSGKVIYKDDDITYTPPHDRTKLGIAYLPQVDNVFTNLTVEENLKIAGYTLDDGEYEERREIALNAFPELKDYLNRKAGTLSGGERQFLAIATALIRKSELLMLDEPTAQLSPKFAEIIFNKILELRDDFRLTIALVEQNVKRALEISEKAYLLISGRVAFDGKARELLEHEKFERMCMGLLD; from the coding sequence GTGATACGGGCGGAAGAACTTAATGCTGGATATAAGGAGGTTCAGGTCCTATTTGATATAAATGCAGAGGTAAAAAAGAACCAGATCACAACAATAGTAGGCCCGAACGGGAGTGGAAAGAGCACGCTGCTGAAGACTCTATTCGGACTAACGAACATTTACTCAGGGAAGGTCATCTACAAGGATGACGATATCACATACACTCCTCCACATGACAGAACCAAGCTTGGCATAGCATATCTTCCTCAAGTAGACAATGTGTTCACGAACCTGACAGTAGAGGAGAACCTGAAAATTGCTGGATACACACTCGATGACGGTGAATACGAAGAAAGAAGAGAGATAGCCTTAAACGCTTTTCCGGAGCTAAAAGACTACCTAAACAGAAAAGCTGGAACGCTTAGTGGTGGAGAGAGGCAGTTTCTTGCTATAGCTACAGCCCTGATCAGAAAATCAGAGCTCTTAATGCTGGATGAGCCTACAGCACAGCTATCTCCAAAGTTTGCAGAGATCATCTTCAACAAAATACTAGAACTTAGGGATGACTTCAGGCTTACGATCGCACTGGTTGAGCAGAATGTCAAAAGGGCTTTGGAGATTAGCGAGAAAGCATACTTGCTTATAAGCGGCAGGGTCGCGTTTGATGGGAAAGCAAGAGAACTGCTGGAACACGAAAAGTTCGAGAGAATGTGCATGGGGTTATTGGATTAA
- a CDS encoding DUF3227 domain-containing protein gives MIEYSSPRDLVITAVKNAIKKTDPTLLKILEVHLESREGKGLDMAYENPEKFVDSMRDLFGEYSGRFFELLLIQEVKELVGFKEQPNSLKEAIEILKTYVL, from the coding sequence ATGATAGAGTACTCGTCGCCCAGAGATCTTGTCATAACTGCTGTTAAAAATGCAATTAAAAAAACGGATCCAACTCTGCTGAAGATACTGGAAGTCCACCTTGAAAGCAGAGAAGGTAAGGGATTGGATATGGCTTATGAAAATCCGGAAAAGTTTGTAGATAGTATGAGAGACTTATTCGGTGAGTACAGCGGAAGATTTTTTGAACTACTATTAATTCAGGAAGTAAAAGAACTAGTGGGGTTCAAAGAACAGCCGAATAGCCTGAAAGAGGCGATAGAAATACTGAAAACATATGTTCTGTAG